One segment of Xanthomonas oryzae pv. oryzae DNA contains the following:
- a CDS encoding flavohemoglobin expression-modulating QEGLA motif protein — protein sequence MPSRKGPPDIVRHAALDARLVKAVRGVRLLALASWPRSLQEPFLDSVARGQPELPQVEYPSLDFGDTRRELAAIAKDADPHHPLGAYLIDSAHSWSLAAGLLESLGTRAVSDYSAQLFGAPDDPMPGNGPTTREAARHFIQIAQELDRELMAPEEQVPVSATALRMQLQNDLDAFFEGRVITVVLDPDLLAKAAAGAHRIRLRTGATFSDYDRAQLFHHEALVHSLTALNGRAQVHLPSLGISSPRTTATQEGLATFAEQITGSIDIERMKRISLRIEAIAMARSGADFIEVFRYFTAGGQSAAESFSSAQRVFRGVPTSGGGAFTKDTVYLRGLVAVHTFFRHSLQRDQLQLCRYLFAGKMALGDVARFAPLFDSGVMVAPRWLPPWVSRVSGLAGMLAFSLFANRIRMDQLQPPAMNV from the coding sequence ATGCCATCGCGCAAGGGGCCGCCAGACATCGTCCGTCACGCGGCGCTGGATGCGCGCTTGGTCAAGGCCGTGCGCGGTGTGCGCCTGCTGGCCTTGGCGAGCTGGCCGCGCTCGCTGCAGGAGCCGTTTCTCGACAGCGTGGCGCGCGGGCAGCCGGAATTGCCGCAGGTCGAGTATCCATCGCTGGATTTCGGCGACACCCGGCGCGAACTGGCCGCCATCGCCAAGGACGCCGACCCGCATCATCCGCTGGGCGCGTACCTGATCGATTCGGCGCATAGCTGGAGTCTTGCGGCCGGCTTGCTGGAATCCTTAGGCACCCGCGCGGTCAGCGATTACTCGGCGCAGTTGTTCGGCGCGCCCGACGACCCGATGCCGGGCAATGGCCCGACCACGCGTGAAGCGGCGCGGCATTTCATCCAGATCGCGCAGGAACTGGATCGCGAGCTGATGGCGCCGGAAGAGCAGGTTCCGGTGTCGGCGACGGCCCTACGCATGCAGTTGCAGAACGACCTGGATGCGTTTTTTGAAGGGCGCGTGATCACCGTGGTGCTCGATCCGGATCTGCTTGCCAAGGCGGCCGCTGGAGCGCACCGCATTCGCTTGCGTACCGGCGCCACGTTCAGCGATTACGACCGCGCGCAGCTGTTTCATCATGAAGCGCTGGTGCATTCGCTGACCGCACTCAATGGCCGTGCGCAGGTGCATCTGCCCAGCCTGGGGATTTCCTCGCCGCGCACGACTGCCACGCAGGAAGGCTTGGCCACATTCGCCGAGCAGATCACCGGCAGCATCGATATCGAACGCATGAAGCGCATCAGCCTGCGTATCGAAGCGATTGCGATGGCACGCTCGGGTGCGGATTTCATCGAGGTCTTCCGTTATTTCACCGCAGGCGGGCAGAGCGCTGCGGAAAGTTTTTCCTCGGCGCAGCGCGTGTTCCGCGGCGTGCCCACCAGTGGCGGCGGTGCCTTCACCAAGGACACCGTGTATTTGCGCGGTCTGGTCGCGGTGCACACCTTCTTCCGCCATTCCTTGCAGCGCGACCAGCTACAGCTGTGTCGTTATCTGTTCGCCGGCAAGATGGCGTTGGGCGATGTGGCGCGCTTTGCGCCGTTGTTCGACAGCGGGGTAATGGTGGCCCCACGCTGGTTGCCGCCGTGGGTGAGCCGCGTCAGCGGGCTGGCCGGCATGCTGGCGTTCTCGTTGTTCGCCAACCGCATCCGCATGGATCAGCTGCAGCCGCCGGCGATGAATGTGTAA
- a CDS encoding type 1 glutamine amidotransferase domain-containing protein: MKILMVLTSHDQLGDTGKKTGFWLEEFAAPYYVFKDAGADITLVSPKGGQPPLDPKSDEPDAQTDATKRFKQDQDAQKALASTHRLADIKADDFHVLFYPGGYGPLWDLAEDPDSIALIEAFAKANKPHGLVCHAPGALRRVKGSDGKPLVNGHRVTGFTNGEEEGVGMTKIVPFLVEDVLTELGGNYERGADWGVHVVTDGTLVTGQNPASSEKTAETLLELAKR, translated from the coding sequence ATGAAAATTTTAATGGTGCTGACTTCCCACGACCAGCTGGGCGACACCGGCAAGAAGACCGGCTTCTGGCTGGAAGAATTCGCAGCGCCCTATTACGTGTTCAAGGATGCGGGCGCTGACATCACCCTGGTCTCGCCCAAGGGTGGCCAGCCGCCGCTGGATCCGAAGAGCGACGAGCCCGACGCACAAACCGACGCCACCAAGCGCTTCAAGCAGGACCAGGATGCGCAGAAGGCACTGGCAAGCACGCACCGCCTGGCCGACATCAAGGCCGACGACTTCCATGTGCTGTTCTACCCGGGTGGCTACGGCCCGCTGTGGGATCTGGCCGAAGATCCCGATTCCATCGCGCTGATTGAAGCATTCGCCAAGGCCAACAAGCCGCACGGCTTGGTTTGCCATGCACCGGGCGCCCTGCGTCGGGTCAAGGGCAGCGACGGCAAGCCGCTGGTCAATGGCCATCGCGTCACTGGCTTCACCAATGGCGAAGAAGAGGGCGTGGGCATGACCAAGATCGTGCCGTTCCTGGTCGAAGACGTGCTGACCGAACTCGGCGGCAACTACGAAAGGGGCGCGGATTGGGGCGTGCATGTGGTCACCGACGGCACCCTGGTCACCGGCCAGAACCCGGCCTCGTCCGAGAAGACCGCAGAAACCTTGCTCGAATTGGCGAAGCGCTGA
- a CDS encoding amylosucrase translates to MSTSPINSTILRAAFAAPLDPQRAAIVMARYDQHAPRLLDALQTLYGQRAHYAPWLTQWLGELGDLARQRPQALQTLDSTRHAGWFGEQHMLGYSAYADRFAGTLQGVAERVPYLQELGVRYLHLLPFLRARAGDNDGGFAVSDYGQVEPSLGSNDDLIALTTRLREADISLCADFVLNHTADDHAWAQAARAGDTRYLDYYHHFADRSLPDQYESALGQVFPHTAPGNFTWVDDTAQWMWTTFYPYQWDLNWSNPAVFGDMALAMLRLANLGVEAFRLDSTAYLWKRTGTDCMNQPEAHTLLVALRAVTDIVAPSVVMKAEAIVPMTQLPPYFGSGAGQGHECHLAYHSTLMAAGWSALALQRGDILHNVIAHSPPLPRNCAWLSYVRCHDDIGWNVLQHEAAGNAAQPPFSLRDVARFYANAVPGSYARGESFQSSGDGVHGTNGMAAALAGIQAAQEAGDAAGLAVAVNRLMLLYAIALAMPGVPLIYMGDELAMLNDTSYRDDPHRQHEGRWLHRPAMDWRLAAQRHDAESLSGTVYRRLRGLIQQRAALGALAADHALGSIALDDPRLFALSRGESFLAVHNFSDQPLEVELAAIGDGWELLAIGDDVDAAAPSDNVSLVLPAYGVRWLQRGA, encoded by the coding sequence AGCACGCACCGCGTTTGCTGGATGCCTTGCAGACGTTGTACGGTCAGCGGGCCCACTATGCGCCGTGGTTGACGCAGTGGCTGGGAGAACTGGGCGATCTCGCCCGGCAACGCCCGCAAGCGCTGCAGACCCTCGACAGCACACGGCACGCCGGTTGGTTCGGCGAACAGCACATGCTCGGCTACAGCGCCTACGCAGACCGCTTTGCCGGCACGCTGCAGGGCGTGGCCGAACGCGTGCCGTATCTGCAGGAACTGGGCGTGCGTTACTTGCATCTGCTGCCGTTCCTGCGCGCACGTGCCGGCGACAACGATGGCGGCTTTGCGGTCAGCGACTACGGCCAGGTGGAGCCCAGTCTGGGCTCCAACGACGATTTGATCGCACTCACCACCCGCCTGCGCGAGGCTGACATCAGCCTGTGCGCGGACTTCGTCCTCAACCACACCGCCGACGATCATGCCTGGGCACAGGCGGCGCGCGCCGGCGATACGCGCTATCTGGATTACTACCACCACTTTGCCGACCGCAGCCTGCCCGACCAGTACGAAAGCGCCTTAGGTCAGGTATTTCCGCACACTGCGCCCGGCAACTTCACCTGGGTGGACGACACCGCGCAATGGATGTGGACCACGTTCTATCCGTATCAATGGGATTTGAACTGGAGCAATCCGGCCGTGTTCGGCGACATGGCACTGGCGATGCTGCGGTTGGCCAATCTGGGCGTGGAAGCATTCCGCCTGGATTCCACCGCCTACCTGTGGAAGCGCACCGGCACCGATTGCATGAACCAGCCCGAGGCGCACACCTTGCTGGTGGCGTTGCGCGCGGTCACCGATATCGTCGCGCCATCAGTAGTAATGAAGGCCGAAGCCATCGTGCCGATGACGCAACTGCCGCCGTACTTCGGCAGCGGCGCGGGCCAGGGCCATGAATGCCATCTGGCCTACCACAGTACCTTGATGGCGGCGGGCTGGTCGGCACTGGCATTGCAACGCGGCGATATTTTGCACAACGTCATTGCGCACAGCCCGCCGTTGCCGCGCAATTGCGCATGGCTGAGCTATGTGCGTTGCCACGACGATATCGGCTGGAATGTGCTGCAGCACGAAGCCGCGGGCAATGCAGCGCAACCGCCGTTTTCGCTGCGCGATGTGGCGCGTTTCTATGCCAACGCGGTGCCGGGCAGCTACGCGCGCGGCGAGAGTTTCCAGAGCAGCGGCGACGGCGTGCACGGCACCAACGGCATGGCTGCCGCATTGGCAGGTATCCAAGCCGCGCAGGAGGCAGGCGATGCTGCAGGGTTGGCGGTTGCCGTGAATCGGCTGATGCTGCTGTATGCCATTGCGCTTGCCATGCCAGGTGTGCCGCTGATCTACATGGGCGACGAATTGGCGATGCTCAATGACACCAGCTACCGCGACGATCCGCATCGCCAGCATGAAGGCCGTTGGTTGCATCGGCCGGCGATGGATTGGCGGCTTGCCGCGCAACGGCACGATGCAGAGAGCCTAAGCGGCACGGTGTACCGCCGTTTGCGCGGATTGATCCAGCAACGTGCCGCGTTAGGCGCGTTGGCAGCAGATCACGCACTGGGCAGCATTGCGCTGGATGATCCTCGCCTGTTCGCGTTGAGCCGTGGCGAAAGCTTTCTCGCCGTGCATAACTTCAGCGATCAGCCGCTTGAGGTGGAGCTTGCCGCGATCGGTGATGGCTGGGAGCTGTTGGCGATCGGCGATGACGTGGATGCCGCCGCGCCGAGCGACAACGTCTCGCTTGTGCTTCCGGCTTACGGCGTGCGTTGGTTGCAGCGCGGTGCCTGA